TCGGAGATTCGTGAGCGCCCGTCTGGGAATCCTCTTGTCAGGGCGAGGGAGCAACTTCCTCGCCATTCACCAAGCGATTGAGGAAGGTCGCCTGTCGGCCCGCATCGCGTTGGTGGTGAGCAATCGGCCGCAGGCCGCCGGCCTGGCGAAGGCGCGTGAGCTCGGCCTGGCGACGGCGGCGATTCCGCAGGCTCCGGACGGCGACCGCGCCGACCAGGAGGAGCGGGTGGTCGCGGCGCTGCGGCAGGCCGGCGTCGATTGGGTCTGCCTGGCCGGCTACATGCGACTCCTGTCACCCGCCTTCGTGCGCAGCTTTTCCCGGCGCATCGTCAACATCCATCCCAGCCTGCTGCCGTCCTTTCCGGGGCTCGACGCCCACGGCCAAGCCCTGCGCCACGGGGTTCGAGTGTCCGGCTGCACGGTGCACCTGGTGGACGAGGGCATGGACACCGGGCCGATCGTGGTCCAGCGTGCCGTGACCATCGAGGACGGCGATGACGAGGCTTCCTTGGCGGCGCGCATCCTGGAGCAGGAGCATCGCGCCTAT
Above is a window of Acidobacteriota bacterium DNA encoding:
- the purN gene encoding phosphoribosylglycinamide formyltransferase, with translation MSARLGILLSGRGSNFLAIHQAIEEGRLSARIALVVSNRPQAAGLAKARELGLATAAIPQAPDGDRADQEERVVAALRQAGVDWVCLAGYMRLLSPAFVRSFSRRIVNIHPSLLPSFPGLDAHGQALRHGVRVSGCTVHLVDEGMDTGPIVVQRAVTIEDGDDEASLAARILEQEHRAYPEALSRLLAGRWKIEGRRFSMLPEA